Proteins encoded within one genomic window of Nitrospirota bacterium:
- the phnD gene encoding phosphate/phosphite/phosphonate ABC transporter substrate-binding protein, translated as MKEKLEFKIVGLVISAVFVGVAIAGVVAVIFIRSDIFMMAEKYSEKYSNITASIIAKDIEDSMLAGKGAATASMIDRYKSAEEKVISILVLNSEGREAFRKEGEPIEAAAVNKIKETEAPIIQMTRDAMHFYKPLMNSEKCIKCHSAQDKIRGVVKVSMLLPLELAYERVAHRIRIVLIGLIFGVLSLGALLWFVLRRVVINPVKQIEGATKQLSEGDLSFQINVHSKDEIGRLGQDLKTAVRGIGNIIMRIKEVSQRVIGVTEGIEKESKKVLDGTQLEAESIGNISTSIEEMNASMAEIAGNITGLSTSAEQAATVAEGMVADVEQVAGNTINTFTAVDTTSASIEEMSVAIKEVAENARELSVASEETLSAVEEINSAIKEVASNIKEAAILSEKVTSDASGFGMESINKVIEGMERIKINVEKTAEFIKALGGRSEEIGKILNVIDDITDQTTLLALNAAILAAQAGEHGRGFSVVADEIKDLAERTAFSTQEIASLIQAVQSEVRGAVGAMNEGLNTVHEGTRLSGEAREALKKIIGSSKKSSEMASSIERSTSEQARGVKLVTDAMEKVRNMVEQTARATSEQTKGAALIVKEIGKIKELATYAKEAATWESKSTGYIREAIDDIFRRIQEISRAVNEQKAGSDQIVSALEGIKDLPLNNKNRAFTINKTLKDLLKDTELLMTEGSRFKITVEKAGVVRVGVMPLEAPAEMYKRFTPFVDYLSRKINKQFELKIAIDFTDTVKDIGIGVTNICYMTPSTYIEAHDKYGVEVIAKALRNGRPYHHTVIIAKERGKINKIEDIKGRTFAFGDSRSTSSHIVPRAMLLEHGIDVKDLRYSNYLGRHDDVAMAVLDGEFDAGGIMESTALRFKDQGLKFIKVSQEIPEFNICVNKEMPAEEKQLIKSAILELNDKTPEGASVLKLISPDYTGFTESLDEDYDGIREIMRKLGMG; from the coding sequence ATGAAAGAGAAACTTGAATTTAAAATCGTAGGGCTGGTAATTTCTGCAGTGTTTGTAGGCGTTGCGATAGCGGGCGTTGTGGCAGTAATATTTATAAGGTCAGATATATTTATGATGGCTGAAAAATATTCAGAAAAATACTCGAATATTACAGCTTCCATTATTGCAAAGGATATTGAAGATTCAATGCTTGCAGGTAAAGGTGCTGCAACAGCATCTATGATTGATAGGTATAAAAGCGCTGAAGAAAAAGTAATATCCATATTGGTCCTAAATTCGGAGGGGAGGGAGGCCTTTCGTAAAGAAGGCGAACCAATAGAGGCTGCTGCTGTCAATAAAATTAAAGAGACAGAAGCCCCCATTATTCAGATGACCAGGGATGCAATGCACTTCTATAAGCCTCTCATGAATTCTGAAAAGTGTATTAAGTGCCATAGTGCTCAGGATAAGATTCGTGGAGTAGTAAAGGTTTCAATGTTGTTGCCTTTAGAGCTTGCTTATGAGAGGGTAGCACACAGGATCAGGATTGTCCTGATCGGCCTGATATTTGGTGTGCTCTCACTTGGAGCACTTCTGTGGTTTGTCTTGAGGAGAGTTGTTATCAATCCGGTTAAACAGATTGAGGGTGCGACTAAACAACTCTCTGAGGGAGACCTGTCTTTTCAGATAAATGTCCATTCAAAGGATGAGATTGGGCGGCTGGGGCAGGACCTCAAGACTGCTGTCAGGGGCATAGGCAATATTATTATGAGGATAAAGGAGGTATCGCAAAGGGTTATTGGTGTGACCGAAGGCATTGAAAAGGAATCAAAAAAAGTCCTTGACGGAACTCAGTTAGAGGCCGAGTCCATAGGCAATATTTCGACCTCTATAGAAGAGATGAATGCCTCTATGGCAGAAATTGCGGGAAATATCACAGGTCTTTCTACATCAGCAGAACAGGCAGCTACTGTTGCTGAAGGGATGGTTGCTGATGTGGAGCAGGTTGCCGGGAATACTATAAATACATTCACTGCTGTAGATACCACATCAGCATCCATCGAAGAGATGTCTGTGGCTATAAAAGAGGTTGCCGAGAATGCCAGAGAACTTTCTGTAGCTTCTGAAGAGACGCTGTCTGCAGTTGAGGAAATAAACTCTGCAATAAAAGAAGTAGCCTCCAATATAAAGGAGGCAGCTATCCTGTCAGAAAAGGTTACTTCTGATGCCTCAGGTTTTGGTATGGAATCAATAAACAAGGTTATTGAGGGAATGGAGAGAATAAAAATCAATGTTGAAAAGACAGCAGAGTTTATAAAAGCGCTTGGCGGGAGGTCAGAAGAAATAGGAAAGATTTTAAATGTTATAGATGATATTACTGACCAGACAACACTTCTTGCCCTGAATGCTGCTATCCTTGCTGCACAAGCAGGAGAGCACGGCAGGGGCTTTTCTGTAGTTGCAGATGAGATAAAAGACCTTGCTGAACGGACAGCCTTTTCAACGCAGGAGATAGCCTCCCTGATACAGGCAGTCCAATCAGAGGTTAGAGGTGCTGTGGGAGCTATGAATGAAGGTTTGAATACAGTACATGAGGGCACCAGACTTTCAGGAGAGGCAAGGGAGGCACTGAAAAAAATCATAGGAAGCTCAAAGAAATCGAGCGAGATGGCTTCCTCCATCGAACGCTCCACCTCAGAGCAGGCGAGGGGAGTTAAGCTTGTTACTGATGCCATGGAAAAGGTCAGAAATATGGTGGAGCAGACAGCCAGAGCTACTTCTGAACAAACAAAAGGTGCTGCATTGATAGTTAAGGAGATTGGAAAAATCAAAGAGTTAGCTACATATGCTAAAGAGGCAGCGACATGGGAGTCCAAAAGCACGGGGTATATACGCGAGGCAATAGATGATATTTTCAGGAGAATACAGGAGATATCAAGGGCTGTTAATGAACAGAAAGCCGGTAGCGACCAGATAGTCAGCGCCCTTGAGGGTATTAAGGATCTGCCGCTTAATAATAAAAACAGGGCGTTTACAATAAATAAAACCCTTAAAGATTTGCTTAAAGATACAGAACTTCTCATGACAGAGGGCAGCAGATTTAAAATTACTGTCGAAAAGGCAGGCGTGGTGAGAGTGGGCGTTATGCCTTTAGAGGCGCCGGCAGAGATGTATAAACGATTTACTCCTTTCGTCGATTACCTTAGCAGGAAGATTAACAAACAATTTGAACTGAAAATCGCTATAGACTTTACTGATACAGTCAAAGATATTGGCATAGGGGTTACAAATATCTGTTACATGACGCCATCAACTTACATAGAAGCCCATGATAAGTATGGGGTTGAGGTTATTGCCAAAGCCCTCAGGAATGGAAGGCCTTATCACCACACAGTTATTATTGCAAAAGAAAGAGGCAAGATTAATAAGATCGAGGATATTAAAGGCAGGACATTTGCATTCGGTGATAGCCGCTCCACATCAAGCCATATAGTGCCGAGGGCAATGCTGCTTGAGCACGGCATTGATGTCAAAGACCTGCGCTATTCTAACTATCTTGGACGCCACGACGATGTTGCCATGGCTGTTTTAGATGGCGAGTTTGATGCCGGAGGAATTATGGAATCAACAGCCCTCAGGTTTAAAGACCAGGGGCTGAAATTTATAAAGGTTTCACAGGAAATACCAGAATTCAACATCTGTGTTAACAAAGAAATGCCGGCAGAAGAAAAACAGTTGATCAAAAGCGCCATTTTAGAACTCAATGATAAGACACCAG
- a CDS encoding AAA family ATPase has product MYETFYGLKRKPFTRTPDPRFLFYSKAHEEALARLQHGVEEKDMMLLTGDVGCGKTTLSRALMNSLNEQYRIISIVNPRLTPSQFLRTIARRLDIESSQVFKNDVIEAIYEKVYDDYKRGITPVIIIDEAHLIPYKETFEEIRLLTNFQLDESNLLSLILIGQPDLRKRLEQRSYLSLRQRISLRYNLGPLNAEEVKEYLSHRLRIAGRTDPVFTDAAIAAIYRHSRGIPRNINNIASYSLLVGFEKEMQLIPVEIIYDISHEMGLNGAVNGYS; this is encoded by the coding sequence ATGTACGAAACTTTTTATGGATTGAAGCGCAAACCTTTTACCAGAACGCCGGACCCGAGGTTTCTGTTCTACAGCAAGGCCCACGAGGAGGCTCTCGCAAGGCTTCAACATGGTGTTGAGGAAAAGGATATGATGCTTTTAACAGGAGACGTAGGCTGTGGTAAGACAACTCTTTCCCGCGCCCTTATGAATTCCCTCAATGAACAATACAGAATTATTTCGATAGTGAACCCCCGCCTTACCCCCTCACAATTCTTAAGGACCATAGCAAGAAGGCTTGACATCGAGAGCTCTCAGGTTTTTAAAAATGATGTAATCGAAGCGATTTATGAAAAGGTATACGATGACTATAAAAGAGGGATAACGCCGGTAATAATTATTGATGAAGCCCACCTGATTCCGTATAAGGAGACTTTTGAGGAGATAAGACTTCTCACAAATTTCCAGCTTGATGAAAGTAACCTCTTAAGCCTTATTCTTATAGGCCAGCCGGATTTAAGAAAGAGACTTGAGCAGAGGTCATATTTATCTTTGAGACAGAGGATAAGCCTCAGGTACAACCTTGGCCCGCTCAATGCAGAGGAGGTTAAAGAGTATCTCTCACACAGACTCAGGATTGCCGGCAGGACTGACCCTGTTTTTACCGATGCCGCTATTGCTGCCATATACAGGCATTCGCGTGGTATTCCGAGAAATATAAATAATATTGCCTCATATTCATTGCTTGTAGGTTTTGAGAAAGAGATGCAGCTCATACCAGTAGAGATAATTTATGATATTTCCCATGAGATGGGACTCAACGGAGCGGTTAATGGATATAGCTAA
- a CDS encoding purine-binding chemotaxis protein CheW, translating into MDIAKIRKKIKQQGGSDKNQTLEKKPDSAENASEETKVTEGQTEVEETHGLAEPPGGIEEMVEVLAFRLSGEEYAIRIGDIQEILRNQRITIVPRAPSYLQGVTSIRGKIVPIIDLNSRLGLKKVNSERRKIIILFGTKGPIGILVDKVTGVLKVSKNELHPPPATLTESEANFIEGVARIQDKFISLLKLEEVTKIGVMDVYSQT; encoded by the coding sequence ATGGATATAGCTAAAATCAGAAAAAAAATAAAGCAGCAGGGAGGGTCGGATAAGAATCAGACCCTTGAGAAAAAGCCTGATAGCGCAGAAAATGCATCTGAAGAAACAAAGGTAACTGAGGGCCAGACAGAGGTTGAAGAGACCCATGGGCTCGCAGAACCCCCCGGGGGTATAGAAGAAATGGTGGAGGTACTGGCTTTCAGGCTCAGCGGTGAAGAATACGCTATAAGAATTGGTGATATACAGGAGATACTGCGAAACCAGAGGATAACCATTGTGCCGAGGGCACCGAGCTATCTTCAAGGTGTAACCTCTATAAGGGGAAAAATTGTGCCAATTATTGATTTAAATAGCAGGCTCGGCCTGAAGAAAGTAAACAGCGAAAGGCGGAAGATTATAATCCTTTTTGGAACTAAAGGCCCTATAGGAATACTTGTGGATAAAGTTACAGGTGTTCTTAAGGTCTCAAAGAATGAACTGCATCCTCCTCCTGCTACTCTTACGGAATCCGAGGCTAATTTTATTGAAGGGGTGGCGAGAATACAGGATAAATTTATTTCTCTCCTTAAGCTTGAAGAGGTAACAAAAATAGGGGTGATGGATGTTTATAGTCAGACTTAG